A section of the Myxocyprinus asiaticus isolate MX2 ecotype Aquarium Trade chromosome 22, UBuf_Myxa_2, whole genome shotgun sequence genome encodes:
- the LOC127412931 gene encoding ribonuclease H2 subunit C-like, with product MSANSCVTSIRLDSVKQADKPQVYLLPCEIELDGPAEVSKFFTSTVKESKQEMTVSFRGRGLKGQELKCPQGYTGLVLKEVQRPASDQEDRIVKVSSMFHNFTYWNLETPPTSDDGVVTAMEWPRLAETIHGPVDD from the exons ATGTCAGCGAACAGTTGTGTGACATCTATCCGGCTTGACTCTGTCAAACAAGCGGACAAACCGCAGGTCTACTTGTTACCTTGTGAAATAGAGCTTGACGGGCCTGCCGAAGTCTCAAAGTTCTTTACTTCCACTGTGAAGGAGAGCAAACAGG AAATGACAGTGTCATTCAGAGGCCGTGGACTGAAGGGTCAAGAATTGAAGTGCCCACAAGGATACACCGGACTGGTGCTAAAAGAGGTTCAGAGGCCTGCATCTGATCAAGAG GACAGAATAGTAAAAGTTTCGTCAATGTTCCATAATTTCACATACTGGAATTTAGAGACGCCCCCAACATCTGATGATGGAGTTGTGACAGCAATGGAATGGCCTCGGCTAGCAGAGACC ATACATGGACCTGTGGATGACtga
- the LOC127412932 gene encoding tRNA wybutosine-synthesizing protein 2 homolog, with protein sequence MHNCTGVLDRNYCTQKHPDGTVTLPLLASVLPQLDMVALKECIARDSFCDVVDVQNPDAVKALHKNLLISDVLNCCTVHHGDNRQMLKWALL encoded by the exons ATGCACAACTGTACAG GTGTTCTGGACCGCAATTACTGTACACAAAAGCACCCAGATGGGACTGTAACGCTTCCACTCCTGGCATCTGTTCTGCCACAGCTTGATATGGTGGCACTAAAGGAATGTATCGCACGAGACAGCTTTTGTGATGTTGTTGATGTCCAG AACCCAGATGCAGTAAAGGCTCTACACAAAAACCTGCTGATCAGTGATGTGTTAAACTGCTGCACTGTCCATCATGGAGACAACAGACAG ATGTTGAAATGGGCTCTGCTGTGA